In Drosophila miranda strain MSH22 chromosome XR, D.miranda_PacBio2.1, whole genome shotgun sequence, the genomic window TGCGCTCTGGCGCTGCAGCCTCGGCCTGCTCGGCCTCAGCGCTGCGCTGGAGATTATAGAAGGCCAACGGTGCCAGGGACTGCAAGTACTCCACACTGGGATATGCCGctggtggcggtggcagtggcatcaACCCGGCTTCTGTCTGGGTCTGTTCGTCTAAGTTCGGAGGCGACTGCTCGGTGGCCTTGCTCTGGCGCGGCGGCTTCACGGGCTGCTCCACATCCGAGGTGGCCGGCTCGCTGCTGGCCTGGCGGCTAGTCTGCGTCTCGGTGGTAAGTAGCGAGGGTCGCTGCTCCCGCACGCGCTCCACTATGTCGTCGATGAAGCCCGGCGGTAGTTCAATGTTTTGGACCACCAGTTGCCCGGACTTGCACTCCAGATCGTCTGCTTTGATGTGGCTGCCGTGCAGCTGCGAGACTTGGATCTGCCCCGCTTGCAGGGCATGGACACGAAGTCGCTCCACCTCCAGCTCGGCCAGGCGAGTGGGAACCTGCGGCTCTGGCGGGGATTGCAGGGACTGGATTGGCGTGAGCTCGCGGGCTGATTGCTCGGCAATCGTCAGagtggtggctgctgctgctacggTGGGGGGCTCGATGGCTGTGGTTGACTTGCGACGTGGCGGTGGCAGGGGCATATCTTCCGGCTCCTCGACATCCAGCTCGTCGTGGCCGTAAGCGGGTTCGGTGGGCAGAGTGGCCACAAATTTGGGCGTAACTTCGGCCTCGGTGGGTTCGCTGGCGGTGGTCTTCCGGATGGGTATCTCCACGGCAATGGTTTCTGTCTCAGATTGTGGTTTCTCCTCATCTTCAGAGTGTCGGTACTCGATCTCGGAGGGAGCGTGTTCCTCTTCATCCGACAGCGTGCCCTTCTCCTTTTGCCTGTAGTCGGACAGCTCCTTTTCCATGGCCTCTTGCAGCTCCTTTTCGAGGGCCTCGTCCAGTTCCTGCTCCCTGAGCTCCCTCACCAGCCGTGCTTCTTcatcttcctcctcctcctcgtcatACTGATCCGAGTACTTCTCTCCGGCATCCTCTTCCTCCTCGTACTCACTGTCCCTAAGGGTACGCTCTACCTCGTCGTCCTCCAGCCGGCTCTCGTAGTCGCTTTCCAGCTGggcctgctgcagctgctccaCCGCCGCATCCAGATCCGCTGAACTGGCCGCATAGTCGCTCAAGGCCACCTCTCCGTGCTCCTCTTCCTCCACATCGGATTTGCTCTGTACCGAGCTGTCCGAGAGCAGACCCTCCCGCcgcagctcctcctcctcgcgcCGAAGCTCGTCATCCGCCAGATCGGCGGCACTGATGGGTCGCACTATCAGCGAGGCTTGGACAGTGGCATCCTGCTCCTCGCCAGCCACCAGACTGGGCGTGGGGACGCGTCGCTCGATAACCACCGCCGAGGACGGCGTCTGGGGACGACTCAGAGACTTGGAACGGTCCGCCTGAGAGGAGGCCCGAGAGCGCTCCGACATGCTCCGTTGATTTGCATCCCTGAAGCGCTGCAGGCCCTTGGCCAACTGCTCGTCCTCTGTTAGCACACGGACGCCGTCCACCTCGTCCTGGGGCTCCTGCGTCTCGACGCTACGCAGCAGATCCTCGAGGGTCTTGCTGGCCGATCCGTCGGATCCCTGGGCGTTGGCTCGTCGAGGCTCAATGATCTTCATGTCCTCGGTGATCTCGAACTCCTCGCACACAAAGTCGTCGGGCAGCGGGTCCGTCTGTGTGGACACTTCCACCTCGAACTCCCCCTGGTCGTAGCTGTCCGCTTGGATGGAACTGGCCACCTGTTCGCTGTCCTCGTAGCTGTCGAGGGCATTGCTGCCAGCACGCGTGGAGCGCTTCTCGCGCGGTGGACGCGGTGGCGCCGGCAGTGGTCGGAACTTCATTTTGTTGATGACCTCGCCAGACTGGAGATTGGAGCGTGGGGACTCGGGACGCTCTAGGGCTCCAGGCTCCTCGTAgtcatcctcctcctcctgctgctgctgctgtgcctgTTGCTTctcgggctgctgctgcttctgcggCTGGGTCTCGTAGCTGGGGGAAAAGGTTGGAGGGAGGTGCATTAGATACATCTtggggcttgggcttgggcttccGTGCAATCGACAAAAGGCAAAAAAGGCAACAGGATGCTGGCCAACTCGTGTGTTGCAAGTGGATTCGTGTGTATCGTGTATTCATGTTTTATTTGGGTGTACGAGTACGTGGATTCCCGAGTGCAATCGATTCGATTCGGATCAGATTAGTAGCAGTAGCAAAAGCAGCAAGAGTAGCATTAGCTGTGCGTCTAACCCTTGGTCTTAGTCTAAGCTTAGCCTACAACTTAGTGGCAACAACAGAAATGAAAACTTAACAGAAAAACTTAACGAAAACGCAttcgaaacgaaacgaaagtcAAAGTAAAAATCAATCGAAAGGTCGGCCATCGCAACTCAAAAGGCAACAAAAGGCGACTCGGCCGACGGGCTGCTTCTCTTACTTCGACTTGATCATCATCTGGGGGATCTCGTCCAGACTGGCCGCCGATCTGCGGCGTGGCACCAGCGGCGAGTCCTCCATGGGTATATACTGCTGTGGCGGCGGTGGCCGGGCCGGTGGTGGGGATCCGCGTGAGCCGCGGATGCTGGGTAGCGTCGCGAATCGCTCGCCGGGCGATCGGGTGAACTTCTTCCTGCGCGCCGGGGGCGTGGGCTTGGGCAGGGGCTCCTTGCGCACCACCGCATAGCTAGAAGGAAGCGAGCAAGAAAGCCACACCTAGCGGAACATCCGTGACAGATATCTAGGTCTAGTAATGCTCACCCGTCGCTCTCCAACATGTCGATGACGAACCTCTCGTCGCTCTTGGTTCTGGATACTCCTTCCTCGTTGTCCTCCCCCATTTCGGGCTTTGTCTTCATGTCCAGGACCAGGGAGTCGGCACCGCGCGATGTCCTGTCGTCCTCGGAACGGGGTGTACGCACGGACGCGCCATCCGTGAAGTTGTCGGGCGTGGCTAGCGGTATGTGACGATATTCGTGCTCAGTGCGATAAACAATTACCTGGGAATCAGAATGGGAATTGGCAAAGGTTAGAATGGACTAGAGGTGGACTCCGCTACCTTCAAAGTAGTCCCAGATCTCTGCTTGGTACTCACATCTTCGTGTGGCTGCAAAAAGGTATTCGATACTGATCTACCACCAAAGCCATTAAAGAACGAGTCCGCATCCTTCTCAACGGATGCATCATCGCGTGTGCGTTTCTTGTGGCGCCTCGGGGCCAGCGGTAGGGCCTGTGGTCCTGCCTTCTCCATCGCCGCTGCTTCCTTCTCCAATTCGGTGATCTGCTGATCCCGCATCGGTGGCCTGAGGTACTCCTCATCGTCGTCAAAGTACTGGATGCTGCTGCCCCCATCAGCCATGTGCATGTCCTGGCTGCCGTCCACTGATAGCttgctgtggctgcggctgcgaGCCTTGCGCAGAGGTCTCTTAGGGGTGAAGTCACTGCCATTCTGGGACATGGACAGATCGTCGCCGTAGTCGCTGCGCTGGAACTCCTGCGAGTCGTCAATGTCCGGCCTATAGTTGCGATGCAGGCGCCGGGGCTTTGCCGGCGGTGCCTCGAAGTCTCCGTACTCGCCGGGGACAGGATCTGCGGAGTAGCCTACATGCTGGAGGGCATTGGGCGTGTCGTAACCCTCGCGAATGGCGGCGCTTATGTACTGCCGCAGCTGGATGTTATCCTCGGAGATGCCGCGCTTGCGCAGGAAGAActcgtcgtcgtcgatggGCTCCATTACCACCTTCTTGCCTGAACTGGCCGTGGAGTGGCTGTCGTAGTACTTGTGGTAGCCAGCCTCCGCCTCTAGCTCCGCCTTGCGCAGCAGCTTGTTCTTCTGTATGTCCTTCTCGGTCCAGCCCTCGGCATCGCGACTGTCCTCCGAGCGCAAATCGGAGTCCTGATGCACCATCGGGCGCCGCTTGAACTCGCGCGACCGCTTGCTGGAGATCTCGTGGATGGCCCGGTTCTCCTCATCGAACTCCGCAAACTGTTTGCTGTCGGCCACCACGCCCAGAATTCCCATCGTCTGGGGCTGCTGGGCCTCGCTGGCCGTGTCCTCGGTCCCCTCCAGGTCCTCCTTCATGCGTCGCTCCAGCGAGGACTCGCGGTCGAAGCTCTCTAGCTCGCTGCCGTAGCGCCTGTACCGCGATCCCTCGCTGTCGTTGTAGCTCACATCCGAGAACTTGTCCGCCCAGCGGGATCGCACCGGACCAGGACCACGATCTCCTTGCGGGGAGCTTGTGGAGGTCTGCGACGGCTGCGTCTCGGTGCTGGGGATCACGCTCAGACCCTCTGTGCCCAGCGACGACTCCAAAGCgggcggtggtggtggctcCTCTGTGGGCTTCTTTTTGCGGAAGGCGCGCGGATAGGTGCCAAAGTTGAACTCGAATTTCTTCTTGGGCGCAGGCTGAGCAGGGGCCTCGACCCCTCCTCCTGCCTCTGCACTGGTGGCCTGTGGCTCCTCGGACGTGAGCTCGCTCTCGTTCTCCTTGAAGCTCTTGCTGCGTCGCAGCTTCAGCGTGGAGAACTTCTCCGGCAGTTTGAACTTGGACATGTCCGGTTTGTTGAATTTTGTGAATTCCGGTCGCTTGAGTTCCCTGAACTTGGACATGTCGGGTCGCTTGATCTCGGGCATCTTCATCTTGGAGAATTCGGGCGCCTTGAAGCGCCTGCGTTCCTTGGCCTTGGCCTTGGGGCTGCCCGAGATCGGCTTGGGCTTGGCCTGCTGGCTGCTGCGGAGCTTGGTGCGCAGCTTTCCCGCCTGCTGTCGCAGACCGTCCTGCATCTTCTTGGTGCGGTCCTGGGCGCTGGCCATGAAGCTCTTCTTGCGGTTCTCCGGCTGCAGCGGCAGCTCCTCGAGGGCGCTCGAGTCCACCTGGCTGGTGTGTATTTCGTAGTCGGTGCGAGATTCGGTTCGGGGCGTTGTTCCTGCCGAGCTGTCGATGTCCATCGGCACCTGCAGCTCAGAGAGGGCGTGCGCTGGCACTAGCGCTGGCGCTGGCGAGGATTCGTGTGCCGGCGACACGCCCACGGGCTCGTATTCATGATCACTGCAAGaagagaaagggagagagagcacaTGGATTAGTAGACTGGAACGAAGGAAGGAGATCTGTGTGGAGTAGTGACAAGCGAAGGTTAGCAGGAGGCCGTCACCCGGTGTGGAAGGTGTGTGGTGGTGAGGTGGTTGTGGCGGTGGTGCCGAGAGGTCGGGGGTCTAGGCCGGACATAGGGTGGCATAGATGGCTTACCGAGAGAAGTAGGTCCGTTCGAGGAACTCTCTGTGTTCGATTTGGTTTTGGGTCAGGGGCGATTCGCTTGCGGAGGCGAAATCCGCAAGGCGCGACTTGCGTTCGTCAAAATGGAAACTAACCGTCTTTGTCatgccccgccccgccccgtaCAGCTGCTCCTGGGAGCCGCTGCTAAGGCGGGGGGCGCGGTCGTGCGACTGGGTGCGAGGCTCCCGGAACGAGGACTTGCGCTGCACCCCAAACCGTTGCTCTGAGGGCGACCGCAGGGGTCGATAGACGTGGCTGTCGGATATCTGTATGGGCACCGAGATGAGCGGACGACTGCCGCCGGTCTGCGAGGGTTCCCTGCTGGCTCCCCAGGAGGCCGTGTCCggcatctcgatctcgctggAGTAGAGATTCCTATTGCCAGCCATGAAGCTTCCGCCGCTCATGCTCACGCTCCCACTGCCGCCGCGTGGCAGGGCAGACACCACCACCGGAGCAAAGGCCTCGCTGATGTCCACCGAAGCCCGCTCCGAGGATGCCGCCCCAAAGTCCTCGCGACTGCTGTACATGGTCTGGGCGTGCGTCGGAGGAGCCGGTGGCTTTGCTGGCCGCGAGCCGTACTGGTCCATTTCGTCCACCTTCAGGGAGAAGGTCTCCGTGACACGCACAGCCAGCGGCTCCGCCTCTTTGCCCTTCATCGCGGCACCCGAGGTGGTTACAATGGACATGGCCTGCTGCTTGCCCTTGGAGAACACCGAGAGCATCTTCACGGGCGATGGCGACTTTTCGCgggagaagagagagagagagggcgtcCTCTCCCGTTTGGGACTGGGAGTGCGAGAGCGCTGGGGCGTCGGGGACTTCTGGCGTGGCTCCTTGGCAGCGAACATCGCCTTGAAGCGGGAGGTGTAGGAGCTCTTGACCTCGGGAGAGGCATCCTGCAGGTTGATGGCTGCCGTGGCTGCCTGGATCGTCTGCTGCTGTGGCGTGGGAGAAGCGGGTGCCCACTTGGAGGGACGTTCCGGCGAAAGCTGCCTCTCTGGCGTGTGCTGCCGTTTGAGGGGTTGCAAGGGAAGGGATGGCTCCGCTG contains:
- the LOC108152501 gene encoding uncharacterized protein LOC108152501 isoform X2, producing the protein MEPTDSKRSKKGRKSRPVQAPIEQELPQEQAQAQAQEQQQHHHPWDEGRAARTTPSPNRAIASTGTALTRFLTCMAPVIVSLPGSAPGSGAEQPTILLINGIADDSQLQDRQSKAAALRLALESNNHHSEANSSLGSHPVLSVPTTPGGSHLLDFESHLIENVVGQGSGVGIRELTPFEQELQQGTSKVGTDDAASVIEVEPAGAKTKQAIQTLAPPHQIAEVDETATPSEAVRRTAEQLVDEIEQALQQIPKVDETAPPSELVRRTAEQLVDEIERELIETLSKDVDEAKTEHDSQVKRDRDELSSLSQQVEVQLNELTSILKNKPQAEIVLELPEPEEEPRPLRHAANELKLVEVPTPKTEAEEQQRKEFIDSLPQIEQNAAGETETDAQRLSADCKREYYQSLKKYLLHSSQDKPPIPLQTYRWEDLRRARERGGYPWTHLYKRPLGPDEQPEIVLLLRKSQELRFKSESPKSLKKVRYDEQVLVKETERYIQDLSEDEALAHTSEDSSEESDSEAESESERETHNEDALSECISCVSDSVLAVGGHNKPRKTSRLAHIRDIIRRRRSGRTHEDAQSLPGTSANPSRQNSLHELAPPPGSLIPNTEKPPKSSKPKAKQSFDIMKKLKSLAERQKKRLNIKRITLKKDEKIVLGEQQKIMKLKASPKSDRGEIPHFIEKQDSDDILELVEYDESPCRKRNKEELEQEQREDMPSTSAAAGSVPQPDEIIELPVAKTETDAPALEVTEPQEEKIEDGTTADGDGTESPPKKTPRLRREHVYEEIGHQTPELVDQQSIIELDALKKSLTRQDHMAIDDIEAAKAVPLDRMGSSEEEQVASAVAGSGKSGALLAPLSSIDSTSSDEERARLAQLSPVAEESDIEPMEVADLRPALKKEASPAPSDKKVTFSHVEDEAEPHREDIELPEAVLEAAANAAKWKSESDHEYEPVGVSPAHESSPAPALVPAHALSELQVPMDIDSSAGTTPRTESRTDYEIHTSQVDSSALEELPLQPENRKKSFMASAQDRTKKMQDGLRQQAGKLRTKLRSSQQAKPKPISGSPKAKAKERRRFKAPEFSKMKMPEIKRPDMSKFRELKRPEFTKFNKPDMSKFKLPEKFSTLKLRRSKSFKENESELTSEEPQATSAEAGGGVEAPAQPAPKKKFEFNFGTYPRAFRKKKPTEEPPPPPALESSLGTEGLSVIPSTETQPSQTSTSSPQGDRGPGPVRSRWADKFSDVSYNDSEGSRYRRYGSELESFDRESSLERRMKEDLEGTEDTASEAQQPQTMGILGVVADSKQFAEFDEENRAIHEISSKRSREFKRRPMVHQDSDLRSEDSRDAEGWTEKDIQKNKLLRKAELEAEAGYHKYYDSHSTASSGKKVVMEPIDDDEFFLRKRGISEDNIQLRQYISAAIREGYDTPNALQHVGYSADPVPGEYGDFEAPPAKPRRLHRNYRPDIDDSQEFQRSDYGDDLSMSQNGSDFTPKRPLRKARSRSHSKLSVDGSQDMHMADGGSSIQYFDDDEEYLRPPMRDQQITELEKEAAAMEKAGPQALPLAPRRHKKRTRDDASVEKDADSFFNGFGGRSVSNTFLQPHEDVIVYRTEHEYRHIPLATPDNFTDGASVRTPRSEDDRTSRGADSLVLDMKTKPEMGEDNEEGVSRTKSDERFVIDMLESDGYAVVRKEPLPKPTPPARRKKFTRSPGERFATLPSIRGSRGSPPPARPPPPQQYIPMEDSPLVPRRRSAASLDEIPQMMIKSNYETQPQKQQQPEKQQAQQQQQEEEDDYEEPGALERPESPRSNLQSGEVINKMKFRPLPAPPRPPREKRSTRAGSNALDSYEDSEQVASSIQADSYDQGEFEVEVSTQTDPLPDDFVCEEFEITEDMKIIEPRRANAQGSDGSASKTLEDLLRSVETQEPQDEVDGVRVLTEDEQLAKGLQRFRDANQRSMSERSRASSQADRSKSLSRPQTPSSAVVIERRVPTPSLVAGEEQDATVQASLIVRPISAADLADDELRREEEELRREGLLSDSSVQSKSDVEEEEHGEVALSDYAASSADLDAAVEQLQQAQLESDYESRLEDDEVERTLRDSEYEEEEDAGEKYSDQYDEEEEEDEEARLVRELREQELDEALEKELQEAMEKELSDYRQKEKGTLSDEEEHAPSEIEYRHSEDEEKPQSETETIAVEIPIRKTTASEPTEAEVTPKFVATLPTEPAYGHDELDVEEPEDMPLPPPRRKSTTAIEPPTVAAAATTLTIAEQSARELTPIQSLQSPPEPQVPTRLAELEVERLRVHALQAGQIQVSQLHGSHIKADDLECKSGQLVVQNIELPPGFIDDIVERVREQRPSLLTTETQTSRQASSEPATSDVEQPVKPPRQSKATEQSPPNLDEQTQTEAGLMPLPPPPAAYPSVEYLQSLAPLAFYNLQRSAEAEQAEAAAPERKAPHKCRRRHVQEQADAESGSELEDQLVERPRSRSSRRSRTRSATQPVEEYDEDQPRTVVQAGRQFISACSLELVNIINQLTHYVRGEAMEPQQQQQSRNISALMVLFILITFGVLVFLLTGRQVHTHHWDYFNPPGNEGRQT
- the LOC108152501 gene encoding uncharacterized protein LOC108152501 isoform X6; this encodes MLNSRRSASVGALPAEKKHFVSRVESASGASLDVRCACQYFQSESLLPERINPVDSRPGSRQGHHSDQDQFLHLHQNVNLNTSFPRDDLSTHSFEVVSHADVAAQSVDLSFMERYPELEQTARSRGLVVRSISDATEPDPGGSSFMAAGRRQLSMGGLSSGSVGRFPDTVSMRSGTSLRRISAGNSKMDLYCADINIPNAPGTGRQGGQRSASASRRASNADLFQATILPGSLQPPQLNLIAATPSPGLADQQPLFPSHQASPAPSQQDFRNARPPLSPDYMRPSDANKENQLPGDVLPQNRPIDVSRFGGDAVRPSFLLESDFQQIKSPYQNTTVTTPMDPLAEAVAELEQIAQEHNIVNIRDNIQTETRRPPSIGGDLSAAPLKLDELTKIEIISDMPVVDIDALVRHEEQKAAEHRSRSPRPSPRQPKAPPVMATLKLPSSRPSSPSPAEPSLPLQPLKRQHTPERQLSPERPSKWAPASPTPQQQTIQAATAAINLQDASPEVKSSYTSRFKAMFAAKEPRQKSPTPQRSRTPSPKRERTPSLSLFSREKSPSPVKMLSVFSKGKQQAMSIVTTSGAAMKGKEAEPLAVRVTETFSLKVDEMDQYGSRPAKPPAPPTHAQTMYSSREDFGAASSERASVDISEAFAPVVVSALPRGGSGSVSMSGGSFMAGNRNLYSSEIEMPDTASWGASREPSQTGGSRPLISVPIQISDSHVYRPLRSPSEQRFGVQRKSSFREPRTQSHDRAPRLSSGSQEQLYGAGRGMTKTVSFHFDERKSRLADFASASESPLTQNQIEHREFLERTYFSRDHEYEPVGVSPAHESSPAPALVPAHALSELQVPMDIDSSAGTTPRTESRTDYEIHTSQVDSSALEELPLQPENRKKSFMASAQDRTKKMQDGLRQQAGKLRTKLRSSQQAKPKPISGSPKAKAKERRRFKAPEFSKMKMPEIKRPDMSKFRELKRPEFTKFNKPDMSKFKLPEKFSTLKLRRSKSFKENESELTSEEPQATSAEAGGGVEAPAQPAPKKKFEFNFGTYPRAFRKKKPTEEPPPPPALESSLGTEGLSVIPSTETQPSQTSTSSPQGDRGPGPVRSRWADKFSDVSYNDSEGSRYRRYGSELESFDRESSLERRMKEDLEGTEDTASEAQQPQTMGILGVVADSKQFAEFDEENRAIHEISSKRSREFKRRPMVHQDSDLRSEDSRDAEGWTEKDIQKNKLLRKAELEAEAGYHKYYDSHSTASSGKKVVMEPIDDDEFFLRKRGISEDNIQLRQYISAAIREGYDTPNALQHVGYSADPVPGEYGDFEAPPAKPRRLHRNYRPDIDDSQEFQRSDYGDDLSMSQNGSDFTPKRPLRKARSRSHSKLSVDGSQDMHMADGGSSIQYFDDDEEYLRPPMRDQQITELEKEAAAMEKAGPQALPLAPRRHKKRTRDDASVEKDADSFFNGFGGRSVSNTFLQPHEDVIVYRTEHEYRHIPLATPDNFTDGASVRTPRSEDDRTSRGADSLVLDMKTKPEMGEDNEEGVSRTKSDERFVIDMLESDGYAVVRKEPLPKPTPPARRKKFTRSPGERFATLPSIRGSRGSPPPARPPPPQQYIPMEDSPLVPRRRSAASLDEIPQMMIKSNYETQPQKQQQPEKQQAQQQQQEEEDDYEEPGALERPESPRSNLQSGEVINKMKFRPLPAPPRPPREKRSTRAGSNALDSYEDSEQVASSIQADSYDQGEFEVEVSTQTDPLPDDFVCEEFEITEDMKIIEPRRANAQGSDGSASKTLEDLLRSVETQEPQDEVDGVRVLTEDEQLAKGLQRFRDANQRSMSERSRASSQADRSKSLSRPQTPSSAVVIERRVPTPSLVAGEEQDATVQASLIVRPISAADLADDELRREEEELRREGLLSDSSVQSKSDVEEEEHGEVALSDYAASSADLDAAVEQLQQAQLESDYESRLEDDEVERTLRDSEYEEEEDAGEKYSDQYDEEEEEDEEARLVRELREQELDEALEKELQEAMEKELSDYRQKEKGTLSDEEEHAPSEIEYRHSEDEEKPQSETETIAVEIPIRKTTASEPTEAEVTPKFVATLPTEPAYGHDELDVEEPEDMPLPPPRRKSTTAIEPPTVAAAATTLTIAEQSARELTPIQSLQSPPEPQVPTRLAELEVERLRVHALQAGQIQVSQLHGSHIKADDLECKSGQLVVQNIELPPGFIDDIVERVREQRPSLLTTETQTSRQASSEPATSDVEQPVKPPRQSKATEQSPPNLDEQTQTEAGLMPLPPPPAAYPSVEYLQSLAPLAFYNLQRSAEAEQAEAAAPERKAPHKCRRRHVQEQADAESGSELEDQLVERPRSRSSRRSRTRSATQPVEEYDEDQPRTVVQAGRQFISACSLELVNIINQLTHYVRGEAMEPQQQQQSRNISALMVLFILITFGVLVFLLTGRQVHTHHWDYFNPPGNEGRQT
- the LOC108152501 gene encoding uncharacterized protein LOC108152501 isoform X5; the encoded protein is MVYVFLSVAGNYVSLPGSAPGSGAEQPTILLINGIADDSQLQDRQSKAAALRLALESNNHHSEANSSLGSHPVLSVPTTPGGSHLLDFESHLIENVVGQGSGVGIRELTPFEQELQQGTSKVGTDDAASVIEVEPAGAKTKQAIQTLAPPHQIAEVDETATPSEAVRRTAEQLVDEIEQALQQIPKVDETAPPSELVRRTAEQLVDEIERELIETLSKDVDEAKTEHDSQVKRDRDELSSLSQQVEVQLNELTSILKNKPQAEIVLELPEPEEEPRPLRHAANELKLVEVPTPKTEAEEQQRKEFIDSLPQIEQNAAGETETDAQRLSADCKREYYQSLKKYLLHSSQDKPPIPLQTYRWEDLRRARERGGYPWTHLYKRPLGPDEQPEIVLLLRKSQELRFKSESPKSLKKVRYDEQVLVKETERYIQDLSEDEALAHTSEDSSEESDSEAESESERETHNEDALSECISCVSDSVLAVGGHNKPRKTSRLAHIRDIIRRRRSGRTHEDAQSLPGTSANPSRQNSLHELAPPPGSLIPNTEKPPKSSKPKAKQSFDIMKKLKSLAERQKKRLNIKRITLKKDEKIVLGEQQKIMKLKASPKSDRGEIPHFIEKQDSDDILELVEYDESPCRKRNKEELEQEQREDMPSTSAAAGSVPQPDEIIELPVAKTETDAPALEVTEPQEEKIEDGTTADGDGTESPPKKTPRLRREHVYEEIGHQTPELVDQQSIIELDALKKSLTRQDHMAIDDIEAAKAVPLDRMGSSEEEQVASAVAGSGKSGALLAPLSSIDSTSSDEERARLAQLSPVAEESDIEPMEVADLRPALKKEASPAPSDKKVTFSHVEDEAEPHREDIELPEAVLEAAANAAKWKSESDHEYEPVGVSPAHESSPAPALVPAHALSELQVPMDIDSSAGTTPRTESRTDYEIHTSQVDSSALEELPLQPENRKKSFMASAQDRTKKMQDGLRQQAGKLRTKLRSSQQAKPKPISGSPKAKAKERRRFKAPEFSKMKMPEIKRPDMSKFRELKRPEFTKFNKPDMSKFKLPEKFSTLKLRRSKSFKENESELTSEEPQATSAEAGGGVEAPAQPAPKKKFEFNFGTYPRAFRKKKPTEEPPPPPALESSLGTEGLSVIPSTETQPSQTSTSSPQGDRGPGPVRSRWADKFSDVSYNDSEGSRYRRYGSELESFDRESSLERRMKEDLEGTEDTASEAQQPQTMGILGVVADSKQFAEFDEENRAIHEISSKRSREFKRRPMVHQDSDLRSEDSRDAEGWTEKDIQKNKLLRKAELEAEAGYHKYYDSHSTASSGKKVVMEPIDDDEFFLRKRGISEDNIQLRQYISAAIREGYDTPNALQHVGYSADPVPGEYGDFEAPPAKPRRLHRNYRPDIDDSQEFQRSDYGDDLSMSQNGSDFTPKRPLRKARSRSHSKLSVDGSQDMHMADGGSSIQYFDDDEEYLRPPMRDQQITELEKEAAAMEKAGPQALPLAPRRHKKRTRDDASVEKDADSFFNGFGGRSVSNTFLQPHEDVIVYRTEHEYRHIPLATPDNFTDGASVRTPRSEDDRTSRGADSLVLDMKTKPEMGEDNEEGVSRTKSDERFVIDMLESDGYAVVRKEPLPKPTPPARRKKFTRSPGERFATLPSIRGSRGSPPPARPPPPQQYIPMEDSPLVPRRRSAASLDEIPQMMIKSNYETQPQKQQQPEKQQAQQQQQEEEDDYEEPGALERPESPRSNLQSGEVINKMKFRPLPAPPRPPREKRSTRAGSNALDSYEDSEQVASSIQADSYDQGEFEVEVSTQTDPLPDDFVCEEFEITEDMKIIEPRRANAQGSDGSASKTLEDLLRSVETQEPQDEVDGVRVLTEDEQLAKGLQRFRDANQRSMSERSRASSQADRSKSLSRPQTPSSAVVIERRVPTPSLVAGEEQDATVQASLIVRPISAADLADDELRREEEELRREGLLSDSSVQSKSDVEEEEHGEVALSDYAASSADLDAAVEQLQQAQLESDYESRLEDDEVERTLRDSEYEEEEDAGEKYSDQYDEEEEEDEEARLVRELREQELDEALEKELQEAMEKELSDYRQKEKGTLSDEEEHAPSEIEYRHSEDEEKPQSETETIAVEIPIRKTTASEPTEAEVTPKFVATLPTEPAYGHDELDVEEPEDMPLPPPRRKSTTAIEPPTVAAAATTLTIAEQSARELTPIQSLQSPPEPQVPTRLAELEVERLRVHALQAGQIQVSQLHGSHIKADDLECKSGQLVVQNIELPPGFIDDIVERVREQRPSLLTTETQTSRQASSEPATSDVEQPVKPPRQSKATEQSPPNLDEQTQTEAGLMPLPPPPAAYPSVEYLQSLAPLAFYNLQRSAEAEQAEAAAPERKAPHKCRRRHVQEQADAESGSELEDQLVERPRSRSSRRSRTRSATQPVEEYDEDQPRTVVQAGRQFISACSLELVNIINQLTHYVRGEAMEPQQQQQSRNISALMVLFILITFGVLVFLLTGRQVHTHHWDYFNPPGNEGRQT